CGGCAGCGAGGAACAGAAGCGCCGCTACCTCGCCCCGCTGGTCTCCGGCGAGGCCCGATCCTGCTTCGGTATGACCGAGCCGCACCCGGGTGCCGGATCGGACCCCGCCGCCCTGCGCAGCAGCGCCGCGAAGGTGGACGGCGGCTGGCTGATCAACGGGCACAAGCGCTTCACCAGCGGAGCCAACAACGCCACCTTCTGCATTGCCATGGTGCGCACCGACGCGGTGGACGGCGCGCCCGCCGGGGCCACCATGCTCCTGGTGGACATGGACGCCCCCGGGGTGCGGATCGGCGAGCAGCTGCACACCATGGACCGGGCGATCGGGGGCGGGCATCCACACGTGCACTTCGAGGACGTGTTTGTGCCGGACGCCGCCGTGCTCGGCGCACCCGGGGAAGGCTTCCGGTACGCGCAGGTCCGGCTTGGTCCGGCCCGGCTGACCCACTGCATGCGCTGGCTCGGCCTGGCCCGGCGGTCCCTGGACATCGCGTTGGACCGCACCAACCGGCGGGAGATCTTCGGATCGGTGATGAACGAACTCGGCCTGGCCCAGGAGATGATCGCGCAGTCCGTCATCGATATTGAAACTTCCGACGCCATCATCACCAAGACCGCTGCCCTGCTGGAAACCGATGCCAAGGCCGGTTCCGCCCTGTCCTCGGTGGCCAAGGCCCACACCTCGGAGGCGGTGTACCGGGTGATCGACCGGAGCCTGCAGCTGTGCGGAGGCGACGGCGTCACCGACCGGCTGCCGCTGGCCTCCTACCTCAACGAGGTCCGCGCCTTCCGCATCTATGACGGCTCCAACGAAACGCATAAGTGGGCCATTGCCCGCCGCGCTTCCTCCGGCCGCCGCCGGGAAACGGAGCGCGGCGCTCCGGATCTTGCCGATGTGTCCCGCCCGGCGTCCGCGGACGACGCCGGATCCCCCGCCGAAGCGAAAGCCTGAACCCCATGCACACCACTGCCGACGGCACCGAAGTTGTAGCCACCCGTTCCCAGGCCGAGGCCTTGGCCTCCCCTCCGCTGCTGATCCTGGATGAAGTGACCGCGTTCTTCGACGCGCACGGACTGGGTTCGGGGCCGCTGTCATGGGCGCAGATCGGGGACGGGCAGTCCAACATCACCTACCGGATCCGGCGCGGAGACGATGACTTTGTGCTGCGCCGCGGCCCGCGCCCGCCGCTGCCCCGCTCCACCCATGACATGGTCCGCGAAGCCCGGATCCAGCAGCTGCTGCGCGTGCAGGGTGTGCCGGTGCCGGAAATCCTGGCCCTCTGCGAAGACGAGTCGGTGCTCGGGGTGCCGTTCTACGTGATGGGCTTCCTCGACGGACTGGTCATCACCAACACCATCCCGACCGCACTGTCCGCAATGGAGGACCGCCGGGCAACCAGCGCCGCCGTCGTCGACGCCTTGGTCCGCATCCATTCCGTGGATGTCAGCAGCGGGGACCTGGCCTCCTTCGGCAAACCGGAGGGGTACCTGCAGCGGCAGGTGGCCCGGTTCTCCGGGTTGTGGGAGGTCAACACCATGCGCAATCTTCCCGAGGTGGGCAGGATCGGCAGCTGGCTGGCGGACAACGTGCCGGACAGCCAGGCCGCCTCGGTGCTGCACGGGGATTACCGGCCCGGGAACCTGATGTTCGCCCCGCAGTCCCCCGCCAGAGTGATTGCCGTCCTGGACTGGGAAATGTCCGCCATCGGCGATCCATTGGCCGATCTTGGCTACCTCACCGCCACCTACTCCGAGCCGGGCAGCGTCGCTACGCCCCTGGAGCTCACCGGAGTGACCCGCAACCCAGGCTATTACACCCGGGAGGATGTGATTGAGGCCTACCGGCAGCGGATGGACCTGGATCTGGAAGCGCTGCCCTGGTACCAGACCCTGGCCCTGTGGAAGGCATCGATCTTCTGCGAGGCCATCTATACCCGCTGGCTCAAGGGCGAGCGCCCCAACGACCGGATATTCGCCCCGTCGCTGGAGGCCGGGGTGCCGCAGCTGCTGCGGTCCGCCGCCGGGTTCGCCGGGCTGGCACCGGCGCCGCTGTAACTCCCGGCGGCGCTGTAACTTCGGCAGCGCTGCAGCTTCCGCGCCGGAGTTACGGCACGACGACGGCGCGGCCGATCAGCTGGTTGTTCTTCAGCTTCTCGTAGGCCGCCGGGGCCTCGTCCAGGCTGAAGACCTCGGTATGCACGTTGATGCCTTCGCCCCGGGCCAGGTCCAGCACCTCGAACAGCTCCGACCGCGAACCCCAGTACGGGGCACGGATGGAGGTTTCCCAGGCGGCTGTGGCAGCCAGGCCCACCGACACGGTGCCCGACCCGACCCCCACCAGCACCTGGTCGCCCTGCGATCCCACCATCGCCTGGCCCAGGTCCAGGGTGGCCTGGTTGGTCACGAAGTCAAAGACAGCGTCCACTCCCCTGCCGCCAGTCAGGTCCCGGACCAGGTCCGCTGCGCCCGGCTCGGACGGGAAGGTGTAGTGCGCGCCGACGTCGGTGGCGAGGTTCAGTTTCGCCTCGTCGATATCCAGCGCCACCACGGTGGCTGCGGTCATGGCGCGCAGGATCTGCACGGCCACGTGCCCCAGCCCGCCCACTCCGATGACGACGGCGGTGGCACCGGAGGGCAGCTTCTCCAGGGAGCCTTTGATCGCGTGGTACGGCGTGAGCCCGGCGTCGGTCAGGGACACATTCTGCACCGGATCCAGGTCCCCGAGGGGAAGCAGATGGCGGGGGCTGTCCACAATCAGGTATTCGGCCATGGCCCCGGGTGCGCCGAGTCCGGGCGGGACAATGCCGAACTTCGCGGCGTTGCGGCAGTAGTTCTCCCGGCCGCTGGAGCACTCGTAGCAAATCCCGCAGCCCCACGGCCCGTAGACGGCCATGGACGTGCCCTCTTCGATGTACTGCACGCCGTCGCCCACCCGGTCCACCACGCCGGCACCCTCGTGTCCCAGCGTCAGGGGCAGACCGTAGATGTACTCCTCCTCAGGGAGACTCATGATGAATTCGTCCGAGTGGCAGACCCCGGCGGCGGTGACCTTCAGGCGGACCTGCCCGGGGCCGGGTTCGGGGGTATCAATCTCCACCACTTCGGGCGGCTGGCCAATGGCGCGGTATTGAAGGGCCTTCATGGCATACTCCTGCTCTCCGCACCGAGAGTGATCCGCCACGGCGCGATGGATGGATTTTGCACTTCAATCGTTGCACCGCGTTCCCGGTTCCACAGCCCCTCCGGCGGCAGGTACCGTGTGGGCCATGAAGAATCTTCCGCTGTCACTCACGATTGCCGCTGCCGTCGGCGGTTTTACCCTGTCACGGCCGGCCGACTGGTCCCCGGGATTGCGCCGCGCCTATGTTCTTGTACCGGGCGCAGCCGTGGGCACCATCGGCGTCGTAGCCCTCAGCAGGGGCATGCGAAAAGGGAGGGAGCTGGCCGCCGCCGGAACGGTTGACCTTGTCACCCCGTTCACGGTCAGGGCCGGGGGCGATTCCGCAACCGCCCCTTCCTACGTGCGTGCAGCCGGGCCCCGGACGCGGATGCCGGGAACTGCGCTGACGGGTCTGGCTGTGCTGATGGGCTCAGCCGTCAGCGGGATCACGGCACTGAGCCTCGTCCTGGATGAGGCTGTCGAAGCGTGGCTGGTCCGACGCGGAGTGGCCCGGCCCCGTCCCGTCATGGCAATGGCAGCGGTGCTCTATTCCCTGGTCATGGACCAGGTGATGGACTCGAAGGACGCCAAGGTTTCGAAGCCCCGTCAGTAGAGCCGCCGCACCGCCTCCGCGATGACCGGATAGGCCCCCGTGACGTAGGCGGGTCCGTCGAAGTGGGGTATGCCTCCCACCTCATCGATCTTTTCGTTCAGCCGCCGCCACAGGGCTTCATCCGAGGTGATCCCTGCAGGCCGGGCCAGGAACCAGACGTATCCGCGCGGGACGGGCGGAATGCCGACCAGCGCCAGATAGTCATTGGTCATTTGGTAGACCCATTCCTCGTCCTCGGGGGCAAACAGCTCCTGGGTGGGCAGGGTTTCATAGAGCGTGCCGGGATGGCGGTAGGTGTGCTGCACCCTCGCCGCCCATCCCATCATGAGGAACCAGCCCGTGAACGGCAGCTGGGTATAGGCGTCCGGCCGCGCTTCCGGCGGCAGGAGCCGAACCTCATTCCAGCTGCCGGCCATGTCCTGCCCCACACCCGTGATCCGCGGTGCCTCGGTCAGCCGAAGAGCGCCGCGGCCCGGGTCAGGGTCTGGAACACCCCGTAGGCCAGGGGGACCCCCACCAGCAGCCAGCTCACCGTCAACTTTGCCTTGGTCATCAGCGTTCTCCGTCCTGGGTA
This genomic stretch from Arthrobacter sp. zg-Y1110 harbors:
- a CDS encoding acyl-CoA dehydrogenase family protein; this encodes MSTVSLPPEIEDLRLRTREFIRGTVMPAEPRPGAVVPEALLEELRAAAKAAGVFAPHAPREYGGQGVPLEYWSPVFQEAGYSLIGPSALNCMAPDEGNMHMLHLIGSEEQKRRYLAPLVSGEARSCFGMTEPHPGAGSDPAALRSSAAKVDGGWLINGHKRFTSGANNATFCIAMVRTDAVDGAPAGATMLLVDMDAPGVRIGEQLHTMDRAIGGGHPHVHFEDVFVPDAAVLGAPGEGFRYAQVRLGPARLTHCMRWLGLARRSLDIALDRTNRREIFGSVMNELGLAQEMIAQSVIDIETSDAIITKTAALLETDAKAGSALSSVAKAHTSEAVYRVIDRSLQLCGGDGVTDRLPLASYLNEVRAFRIYDGSNETHKWAIARRASSGRRRETERGAPDLADVSRPASADDAGSPAEAKA
- a CDS encoding phosphotransferase family protein yields the protein MHTTADGTEVVATRSQAEALASPPLLILDEVTAFFDAHGLGSGPLSWAQIGDGQSNITYRIRRGDDDFVLRRGPRPPLPRSTHDMVREARIQQLLRVQGVPVPEILALCEDESVLGVPFYVMGFLDGLVITNTIPTALSAMEDRRATSAAVVDALVRIHSVDVSSGDLASFGKPEGYLQRQVARFSGLWEVNTMRNLPEVGRIGSWLADNVPDSQAASVLHGDYRPGNLMFAPQSPARVIAVLDWEMSAIGDPLADLGYLTATYSEPGSVATPLELTGVTRNPGYYTREDVIEAYRQRMDLDLEALPWYQTLALWKASIFCEAIYTRWLKGERPNDRIFAPSLEAGVPQLLRSAAGFAGLAPAPL
- a CDS encoding NAD(P)-dependent alcohol dehydrogenase, producing MKALQYRAIGQPPEVVEIDTPEPGPGQVRLKVTAAGVCHSDEFIMSLPEEEYIYGLPLTLGHEGAGVVDRVGDGVQYIEEGTSMAVYGPWGCGICYECSSGRENYCRNAAKFGIVPPGLGAPGAMAEYLIVDSPRHLLPLGDLDPVQNVSLTDAGLTPYHAIKGSLEKLPSGATAVVIGVGGLGHVAVQILRAMTAATVVALDIDEAKLNLATDVGAHYTFPSEPGAADLVRDLTGGRGVDAVFDFVTNQATLDLGQAMVGSQGDQVLVGVGSGTVSVGLAATAAWETSIRAPYWGSRSELFEVLDLARGEGINVHTEVFSLDEAPAAYEKLKNNQLIGRAVVVP
- a CDS encoding DUF5956 family protein, which codes for MGQDMAGSWNEVRLLPPEARPDAYTQLPFTGWFLMMGWAARVQHTYRHPGTLYETLPTQELFAPEDEEWVYQMTNDYLALVGIPPVPRGYVWFLARPAGITSDEALWRRLNEKIDEVGGIPHFDGPAYVTGAYPVIAEAVRRLY